A region of Jonquetella anthropi DSM 22815 DNA encodes the following proteins:
- a CDS encoding PLP-dependent aminotransferase family protein yields MNRFLSAQANRLRPTTIARYTGGLSAETGNFTSGQPSPEALPLDDLKPIFDSLLETEPALFGYGVPRGDSELLAYLSSLGPSIGLSGPIPERQIMITQGAMGAAHIAAAGLIDPGDVVLAEDPSYPETLDAFAKSGARIVGISSDADGVNPKELERLCRLLSPKVLYVIPHFQNPRGTCTSLERRRLIAETARRYDLLVFEDDPYRDLYFDEKPLPSIFSMAPERTLFAGSFSKTVAPGFRCGWLAGPDELIERFVNIQAQTVVALPTFIHRAIARFAGSPQFAVHMDAFRSDLARRCRILCDALTEWSGRRVIFSEPKGGMFLWCRLPGQDGVQVQKRLLEQFNLAVIPGTAFSCQGECLDCIRLTYSRQPIERLKADAKKLAQALGAF; encoded by the coding sequence ATGAACCGTTTTTTGAGCGCTCAAGCCAACCGACTGAGACCGACGACGATTGCCCGCTACACCGGGGGGCTATCGGCCGAGACGGGAAACTTTACGTCCGGGCAGCCGTCGCCAGAGGCCCTGCCGCTTGACGACCTCAAGCCGATTTTCGACAGTCTGCTTGAAACGGAGCCTGCCCTGTTCGGGTACGGGGTGCCACGGGGGGACTCGGAACTTCTTGCGTACTTGTCAAGTTTGGGGCCATCAATTGGCCTTTCCGGCCCGATCCCCGAACGTCAGATCATGATCACTCAGGGCGCGATGGGCGCGGCTCATATCGCCGCCGCCGGCCTGATCGACCCGGGCGACGTGGTGTTGGCCGAGGATCCGTCGTACCCGGAGACGCTCGACGCGTTCGCCAAAAGCGGCGCCCGCATCGTCGGCATCTCTTCCGACGCTGACGGCGTCAACCCAAAAGAGCTCGAACGGCTGTGCCGTCTGCTGTCGCCGAAGGTCCTCTACGTGATCCCTCATTTTCAAAACCCCCGGGGAACCTGCACGTCCCTCGAGCGTCGGCGGCTGATCGCCGAGACGGCCCGACGGTACGATCTGCTGGTCTTCGAGGACGACCCGTACCGGGATCTGTACTTCGACGAGAAGCCTCTGCCGTCAATTTTTTCGATGGCTCCCGAGCGGACGCTGTTTGCCGGCAGTTTTTCCAAGACGGTGGCGCCCGGGTTCCGCTGCGGGTGGCTCGCCGGACCGGATGAGCTGATCGAACGGTTCGTCAATATTCAGGCTCAGACGGTAGTCGCGCTGCCGACTTTTATCCATCGGGCCATTGCCCGGTTTGCCGGATCTCCCCAGTTCGCCGTCCATATGGACGCGTTTCGGTCTGACCTAGCGCGGCGCTGCAGGATCCTCTGCGACGCTCTGACCGAATGGAGCGGCCGACGGGTCATTTTCAGCGAGCCGAAGGGCGGGATGTTCTTGTGGTGCCGGCTGCCCGGTCAGGACGGCGTTCAGGTCCAAAAGCGGCTTCTTGAGCAGTTCAACCTGGCGGTCATTCCTGGGACCGCGTTCAGCTGCCAAGGCGAATGCCTCGACTGCATCCGGCTCACCTACAGCCGCCAGCCGATCGAACGGTTAAAAGCCGACGCCAAAAAACTTGCCCAAGCGCTCGGGGCATTCTGA
- a CDS encoding DUF362 domain-containing protein encodes MSACKKRENVEDAVIWFAPFANGTSKFDRMRDVLNRVEMKRTVSEGDLVAVKLHFGEEGNDTYLRPEYARLIVDAVKEAGGKPFLCDSTTLYTGCRRNAVDHLNLAVRHGFGPEVTGAPVVIADGLKSNDWRPVAVAGKHFSEVKIAGSIADADSMVVLSHFKGHVRAGFGGAVKNLAMGCACALGKKDQHAANLSVAPEECIACGRCARNCPVRAISMKNPAGANKAFIDQSKCIGCSECMTHCPVSAISIDWGSEEDRSAFGERMAEYALGAVRDKRRVVYVNVMTDITPLCDCCGWSDNAIVPPIGIAASIDPVALDKFCLDKVTEAVGSALPSGCEKFSHIHPKTEPESQLNHGQAIGLGKLSAQVEVI; translated from the coding sequence GTGTCTGCGTGTAAAAAGAGGGAAAACGTTGAAGATGCGGTCATCTGGTTCGCGCCGTTTGCGAACGGCACGAGCAAGTTCGACCGAATGAGGGACGTGCTCAACCGAGTGGAGATGAAGCGGACCGTGTCCGAGGGGGACTTGGTGGCGGTGAAGCTCCACTTCGGCGAGGAAGGAAACGACACGTACCTGAGGCCCGAGTACGCCCGTCTGATCGTCGACGCGGTCAAAGAGGCCGGCGGCAAGCCGTTTCTCTGCGACTCGACGACCCTTTATACGGGCTGCCGGCGCAACGCCGTTGACCACCTCAACTTGGCCGTTCGCCACGGGTTCGGCCCTGAGGTCACCGGCGCGCCGGTCGTCATCGCTGACGGGCTGAAGAGCAACGACTGGCGGCCCGTGGCGGTTGCCGGAAAACACTTTTCAGAGGTCAAGATTGCCGGGAGCATCGCAGACGCCGATTCGATGGTCGTGCTGAGCCACTTCAAGGGGCACGTGAGGGCCGGATTCGGCGGGGCGGTGAAGAACTTGGCCATGGGCTGTGCCTGCGCGTTGGGGAAAAAAGACCAGCACGCCGCCAACCTGTCTGTGGCCCCTGAAGAGTGCATCGCCTGCGGCCGGTGCGCCCGCAACTGTCCTGTTCGCGCCATCTCGATGAAAAACCCCGCCGGGGCGAATAAAGCGTTCATCGACCAGTCGAAGTGCATCGGCTGCAGCGAGTGCATGACCCACTGCCCGGTCAGCGCTATCTCCATCGACTGGGGATCAGAAGAGGACCGGAGCGCCTTCGGCGAGCGCATGGCCGAGTACGCGCTTGGGGCTGTGAGAGACAAACGCCGGGTCGTTTACGTCAACGTCATGACCGACATCACGCCGCTGTGCGACTGCTGCGGCTGGAGCGACAACGCGATCGTCCCGCCGATCGGGATTGCCGCGTCAATTGACCCGGTCGCGCTGGACAAGTTCTGTCTCGATAAGGTCACAGAGGCAGTCGGCTCTGCCCTGCCAAGCGGGTGCGAAAAGTTCTCCCACATTCACCCCAAAACGGAGCCGGAATCCCAACTGAACCACGGACAGGCCATCGGGCTGGGAAAGCTGTCCGCTCAAGTTGAAGTGATTTAG
- a CDS encoding mechanosensitive ion channel domain-containing protein has product MNFRKLAFLLVAIGLSAAPAGAIDLTSVLPGLSSDSQPSSAGDAEIFKPSDSDQAINAERLASITKRLNGLAGTPLDEVAASNGVTADDVKDRISLLNNLKLSYERIAATAKNIPGAEAQLQALKSVPEENALPKEKPPFDIATYERALDESDDLAVSQELKEADLRNAKLALSYAQSSQQAAESSYRSAKSTPAAASNAWKMENLALTAEAARADVLLRQLLIKQLTAESQSLAIQINSANKKTSWIESNLKFTEEDYRDILKSLDANAASLQNKLQEAEREAPTAAAPQSDSQDPTIKELADSLSSQKKSFTMNRIERLHAALARLAACRQMWDQRYKLFNGGVQQENMPVIIDSLGKNRNSIESAQASQQKLMLAVQKRLSSLNDQTAGKQGGEAQELKKQMIALTNAELADLDADAASIASLLRLTSRTLQEYKARYNVVPVTEKVAGMWKVKTAEILNTELWTSGDYTVHLKSLLGALVILLLGVFGSHRATRFVMKWVRRRAKIDETTAATISRFVLYLLFFICFLIALKLVSIPLTAFAFLGGAFAIAIGFGAQTLFTNVISGIMLAVNRPFRLGDTLEIDDVLGEVKEIGTRSTRLKTPDGRDVVVPNSKLLDSRLINWNLTDYLNRRTITIGLSYDSDPNKAIEVMNQVVRTNPQVLPYPEPAIYFSAFGDSSLNFTIYYWVNLRVASGLKVDSDVRLALFKALSESGLAIPFPRVDVSLLGGALPQQTSPVENGRPNS; this is encoded by the coding sequence ATGAACTTTCGGAAGCTCGCTTTTCTTCTTGTAGCCATCGGCCTGTCCGCCGCCCCGGCGGGAGCGATCGACCTGACAAGCGTTCTGCCGGGCCTGTCGTCGGACAGTCAGCCGTCGTCGGCCGGTGACGCGGAAATTTTCAAGCCCTCTGACTCCGATCAGGCAATCAACGCCGAACGGTTGGCGTCGATTACCAAACGGTTGAACGGCTTGGCCGGTACTCCCCTAGACGAAGTCGCTGCCAGCAACGGCGTCACGGCTGACGACGTCAAGGACAGAATTTCACTGCTCAATAACTTGAAGCTGAGTTACGAGCGAATCGCGGCGACTGCGAAAAATATCCCCGGCGCCGAAGCGCAACTTCAGGCGCTCAAGAGCGTGCCGGAAGAAAACGCGCTGCCAAAGGAGAAACCGCCCTTTGACATCGCCACGTACGAGCGGGCGCTGGACGAATCAGATGACTTGGCCGTTTCCCAAGAGCTCAAGGAGGCCGACTTGCGCAACGCCAAGCTGGCGCTGAGCTACGCCCAGTCGAGCCAGCAGGCGGCAGAAAGCAGCTACCGCAGCGCCAAAAGCACGCCGGCAGCCGCGTCAAACGCGTGGAAGATGGAAAACTTAGCTCTGACTGCCGAAGCCGCCAGAGCGGACGTGCTGCTCCGTCAGCTGCTCATCAAGCAATTGACCGCTGAATCCCAGTCGCTGGCAATTCAGATCAACTCGGCGAATAAAAAAACATCTTGGATTGAGTCGAACCTCAAGTTCACCGAAGAGGACTACCGGGACATCTTGAAGTCCCTCGATGCCAACGCGGCTTCGCTGCAAAACAAACTGCAGGAAGCCGAGCGCGAGGCCCCCACGGCAGCTGCCCCTCAATCCGACAGCCAGGATCCAACGATCAAAGAACTGGCCGACTCTCTGTCGTCCCAGAAGAAGAGCTTCACGATGAACCGCATTGAACGGCTTCACGCCGCACTGGCTCGCCTTGCCGCCTGCCGGCAGATGTGGGACCAGCGTTACAAGCTGTTTAACGGCGGCGTGCAGCAGGAAAACATGCCGGTCATCATTGACTCTTTGGGAAAGAACCGGAATTCGATCGAATCAGCACAGGCCTCTCAGCAAAAGCTCATGCTGGCCGTTCAAAAAAGGCTCTCCAGCTTGAACGACCAGACAGCAGGGAAGCAAGGCGGAGAAGCGCAAGAACTCAAAAAACAGATGATCGCCCTGACCAACGCCGAACTGGCTGACTTGGACGCCGACGCGGCCAGCATCGCGTCATTGCTCCGCTTAACCAGCCGCACCCTGCAGGAGTACAAAGCCCGGTACAACGTCGTCCCGGTCACCGAAAAAGTGGCCGGCATGTGGAAAGTGAAGACCGCCGAAATCCTCAACACCGAACTGTGGACCAGCGGCGACTACACGGTTCACCTCAAATCCCTGCTGGGCGCTCTGGTGATCCTTCTGCTGGGCGTGTTCGGCAGCCACAGGGCGACGCGTTTTGTCATGAAGTGGGTTCGCCGCCGGGCTAAAATTGACGAGACGACCGCCGCGACCATCAGCCGGTTCGTCCTCTACCTGTTGTTCTTCATCTGCTTCCTCATCGCCCTCAAACTGGTCAGCATCCCACTCACCGCGTTCGCGTTCCTCGGCGGTGCCTTCGCCATCGCCATTGGGTTCGGCGCTCAGACGCTGTTCACCAACGTCATCTCCGGGATCATGTTGGCGGTCAACCGGCCGTTCCGACTGGGCGACACGCTAGAAATTGACGACGTCCTCGGCGAGGTGAAAGAGATCGGCACCCGAAGCACTCGGCTCAAGACGCCGGACGGACGGGACGTCGTCGTCCCCAACAGCAAGCTGCTGGACAGCCGGCTAATCAACTGGAACCTGACCGACTATTTGAACCGCCGAACGATCACCATCGGTCTGAGCTACGACAGTGACCCCAACAAGGCGATTGAGGTGATGAACCAGGTCGTCAGGACAAATCCTCAGGTGCTTCCCTACCCTGAGCCGGCCATCTACTTCAGCGCGTTCGGCGACAGCTCGCTGAACTTCACCATTTACTACTGGGTCAACCTGAGAGTCGCCTCAGGCCTGAAAGTCGACAGCGACGTCCGGCTGGCCCTGTTCAAGGCTCTTTCCGAATCCGGCTTGGCGATCCCGTTCCCGCGGGTGGACGTCAGCCTGTTGGGGGGCGCTCTTCCTCAACAGACGTCGCCTGTCGAAAACGGCCGGCCGAACAGCTAA